The following proteins come from a genomic window of Suricata suricatta isolate VVHF042 chromosome 5, meerkat_22Aug2017_6uvM2_HiC, whole genome shotgun sequence:
- the SUCNR1 gene encoding succinate receptor 1 — protein MQIKLHCVQGHSLGLEAGSGCWRRISIKGSGPSSRMLEAEDFSMASAWPLTYPSGSYSESGTCSNARLPGCLCISSQTFLLHRILANTVVVFGYLFCLKNWNSSNIYLFNLSISDLAFLCTLPMLIRSYSQGKWTYGDVLCISNRYVLHANLYTSILFLTFISVDRYLLMKHPFREHFLQKKGFAVLVSLGIWVLVTLELLPILRLINPNMAANGSNCIDYASSGDPKYNLIYSMCLTFLGFLIPLLVMGFFYFKIALFLKQRNMQLATAFPLEKPLTLVIMAVVIFSVLFTPYHIMRNVRIASRLGKWKQSRCTQATINSLYILTRPLAFLNSTINPVFYFLMGDHFREMLMSKLRHQFKSLTSFRR, from the exons ATGCAAATTAAACTTCACTGTGTCCAGGGGCACAGTCTTGGGTTAGAAGCTGGATCAGGTTGCTGGCGAAGAATTTCCATCAAGGGATCAGGGCCTTCCAGCAGAATG CTTGAAGCAGAAGACTTCTCCATGGCTTCAGCATGGCCCCTGACTTACCCAAGTGGTAGTTACTCGGAATCAGGCACATGTAGTAATGCACGTCTTCCTGGCTGTCTCTGCATTAGCAGTCAAACCTTCCTGTTGCACAGAA TCCTTGCAAATACAGTTGTTGTGTTTGGCTACCTCTTCTGTCTGAAGAACTGGAATAGCagtaacatttatctttttaacctCTCTATCTCAGACTTGGCTTTTTTGTGCACCCTCCCCATGCTGATAAGAAGTTATTCTCAGGGAAAATGGACATATGGGGATGTGCTCTGCATAAGCAACCGATATGTGCTTCATGCCAACCTCTACACCAGCATCCTTTTTCTGACTTTTATCAGTGTTGATCGATACCTGCTCATGAAACATCCTTTCCGAGAACACTTTCTTCAAAAGAAAGGGTTTGCTGTTTTGGTCTCTTTGGGTATTTGGGTTTTAGTAACCCTAGAGCTACTGCCAATACTTCGTCTTATAAATCCGAATATGGCTGCCAATGGCAGCAACTGTATTGACTATGCAAGCTCTGGGGACCCCAAATACAACCTCATTTATAGCATGTGTCtaaccttcttgggattcctcATTCCTCTTTTGGTGATGGGCTTCTTTTATTTCAAGATTGCTCTTTTCTTAAAGCAGAGGAACATGCAGCTTGCTACTGCTTTCCCCCTTGAAAAGCCCCTCACCTTAGTCATCATGGCAGTTGTGATCTTCTCCGTGCTTTTTACTCCCTACCACATCATGCGGAATGTGAGGATCGCTTCACGCCTGGGAAAGTGGAAGCAGTCCCGATGTACTCAGGCCACCATCaactccttatatattttgactCGACCATTGGCTTTTCTGAACAGCACCATCAACCCTGTCTTCTATTTCCTTATGGGAGATCACTTCAGGGAGATGTTGATGAGTAAGCTGAGGCACCAATTCAAATCCCTTACATCCTTTAGAAGATGA